A stretch of the Thalassotalea euphylliae genome encodes the following:
- a CDS encoding D-2-hydroxyacid dehydrogenase, which translates to MMTTVFLDYGTFNSGLDVNPIRQKTEKLTIHEFTQPAEVISRAQHAEIIITNKVVLDAETLAKLPKLKLICVAATGTNNIDLAAAKQRQIEVCHAKDYAGPPIAQYVFAQLFKRFQNIEQHNANVASGKWSTSQAFCLHDQPINELAGKTFGILGYGHIGQAVAKAARAFDMKVLIAERPDSHTVREDRVSFNDMLANADVVSLHCPSTPATQGLINSARLAQMKPSSILINTARGDLIDNNALANALRTQQLSYAILDVLDQEPPPSSHPLVAGFVSGDIPNLAITGHIAWASQQAQQRILNIVAANIAGFNTGKLINKVN; encoded by the coding sequence ATGATGACAACAGTATTTCTTGATTACGGCACCTTCAATTCTGGCCTTGATGTTAATCCAATTCGCCAAAAAACAGAAAAGCTCACCATACATGAGTTCACTCAGCCAGCAGAAGTGATTAGCCGCGCCCAGCATGCCGAAATAATTATCACCAATAAAGTGGTATTAGATGCCGAAACACTGGCCAAGCTACCTAAGCTAAAACTGATTTGTGTTGCCGCAACTGGCACGAACAATATTGATTTAGCCGCAGCTAAACAGCGCCAAATTGAGGTTTGTCATGCAAAAGACTATGCAGGGCCGCCAATCGCTCAATATGTTTTTGCACAGCTGTTTAAGCGTTTTCAAAATATTGAACAGCACAATGCCAATGTTGCCAGCGGCAAATGGAGCACCAGCCAAGCATTTTGTTTGCACGATCAGCCAATTAATGAATTAGCGGGAAAAACATTCGGTATTTTAGGCTATGGCCATATTGGCCAAGCGGTTGCTAAAGCGGCACGTGCTTTTGATATGAAGGTACTAATTGCAGAGCGACCTGACAGCCACACAGTTCGCGAAGACCGCGTCAGTTTTAACGATATGCTAGCTAATGCTGATGTTGTCAGTTTACATTGCCCTTCAACGCCCGCAACTCAAGGGTTAATCAATAGTGCTCGCTTAGCTCAAATGAAGCCTTCATCAATATTGATTAATACTGCCCGTGGCGACCTGATTGACAATAATGCATTAGCCAATGCACTGAGAACACAGCAGCTTAGCTACGCCATTTTAGATGTGCTTGATCAAGAGCCACCACCAAGCTCACACCCATTAGTTGCTGGCTTTGTTAGCGGTGATATTCCCAATCTTGCTATCACGGGTCATATTGCTTGGGCAAGCCAACAAGCACAGCAACGTATTTTAAATATAGTTGCGGCAAACATCGCAGGCTTTAATACAGGCAAGTTAATTAACAAGGTGAACTAG